Proteins from a genomic interval of Zingiber officinale cultivar Zhangliang chromosome 2A, Zo_v1.1, whole genome shotgun sequence:
- the LOC122043023 gene encoding protein IQ-DOMAIN 13-like isoform X1 has translation MGEKGRWFSAIKRAFTASSKEEAPDPPRGRTVTKKRWGFGMSKHGQISTFIHGEPSSIEKILEDAESECRRRRVQTTIELDHARVSAIKIQAAYRGYRARRRYKALRGMMRLQRTVRGQEVKRQMANTMRHMQRLVRAQSQVQAWRSRMAETRRLQLLRHAERNLPRQEEAVGGHGGWDDSLLAKEQLEARMRRKVEAVAKRERALAYAYSPHLLEATHESAEAMLTGAAPRWWTWLERQAPPSEPPAAGHSRPKQAEADADAASLTSCPPFAAPNYMTPTASAKAKARAAPNPQQEPRKKRFSFGLSQSISSLFAGKETAASAAGTERSGGRQRRHRPTRSVGSVSMDSAMSVPVGAVARRSFVK, from the exons ATGGGCGAGAAGGGGAGGTGGTTTTCAGCGATCAAAAGAGCCTTCACTGCAAGCTCCAAGGAGGAGGCTCCTGATCCTCCTCGA GGCCGGACAGTGACGAAGAAAAGATGGGGTTTTGGGATGTCGAAGCACGGCCAGATCAGTACCTTCATTCATGGAGAACCGAGCAGCATTGAGAAGATACTCGAAGATGCAGAAAGTGAATGCCGCCGTCGGAGAGTTCAGACAACGATCGAGCTCGACCATGCTCGCGTTTCAGCAATCAAGATTCAAGCGGCGTACAGAGGTTACAGG GCGAGGCGGAGGTACAAGGCGCTGAGGGGGATGATGAGGCTTCAGAGGACGGTGAGGGGGCAGGAGGTGAAGCGGCAGATGGCCAACACCATGCGCCACATGCAGAGGCTCGTCCGGGCGCAATCGCAGGTGCAGGCGTGGAGGTCGCGCATGGCGGAGACCAGACGCCTTCAGCTTCTCCGCCACGCGGAAAGAAACCTTCCTCGCCAA GAGGAAGCAGTGGGCGGCCATGGCGGATGGGACGACAGCTTGCTGGCGAAAGAGCAGCTGGAGGCGAGGATGCGTAGGAAGGTGGAGGCTGTCGCGAAGAGGGAAAGAGCGCTGGCCTACGCTTACTCCCCCCAT CTGTTGGAGGCGACTCACGAATCGGCCGAGGCCATGCTGACTGGGGCGGCGCCGCGGTGGTGGACGTGGCTTGAGCGGCAAGCACCGCCCTCCGAGCCACCGGCGGCGGGCCACTCGCGGCCGAAGCAGGCGGAGGCGGACGCGGACGCGGCCAGCCTCACGAGTTGCCCACCCTTCGCCGCCCCGAACTACATGACTCCGACTGCGTCAGCCAAGGCCAAGGCGAGGGCGGCCCCGAACCCGCAGCAGGAGCCCAGGAAGAAGAGGTTCTCGTTTGGGCTGAGCCAGAGCATCAGCTCTCTGTTCGCCGGCAAGGAAACCGCCGCCTCCGCCGCCGGAACAGAGAGGAGCGGAGGAAGGCAGAGGAGGCACAGGCCGACGCGCTCCGTGGGGAGCGTGAGCATGGACTCCGCCATGTCGGTGCCTGTGGGAGCTGTCGCAAGGAGGAGCTTCGTCAAGTAG
- the LOC122043023 gene encoding protein IQ-DOMAIN 13-like isoform X2 has translation MGEKGRWFSAIKRAFTASSKEEAPDPPRGRTVTKKRWGFGMSKHGQISTFIHGEPSSIEKILEDAESECRRRRVQTTIELDHARVSAIKIQAAYRGYRARRRYKALRGMMRLQRTVRGQEVKRQMANTMRHMQRLVRAQSQVQAWRSRMAETRRLQLLRHAEEAVGGHGGWDDSLLAKEQLEARMRRKVEAVAKRERALAYAYSPHLLEATHESAEAMLTGAAPRWWTWLERQAPPSEPPAAGHSRPKQAEADADAASLTSCPPFAAPNYMTPTASAKAKARAAPNPQQEPRKKRFSFGLSQSISSLFAGKETAASAAGTERSGGRQRRHRPTRSVGSVSMDSAMSVPVGAVARRSFVK, from the exons ATGGGCGAGAAGGGGAGGTGGTTTTCAGCGATCAAAAGAGCCTTCACTGCAAGCTCCAAGGAGGAGGCTCCTGATCCTCCTCGA GGCCGGACAGTGACGAAGAAAAGATGGGGTTTTGGGATGTCGAAGCACGGCCAGATCAGTACCTTCATTCATGGAGAACCGAGCAGCATTGAGAAGATACTCGAAGATGCAGAAAGTGAATGCCGCCGTCGGAGAGTTCAGACAACGATCGAGCTCGACCATGCTCGCGTTTCAGCAATCAAGATTCAAGCGGCGTACAGAGGTTACAGG GCGAGGCGGAGGTACAAGGCGCTGAGGGGGATGATGAGGCTTCAGAGGACGGTGAGGGGGCAGGAGGTGAAGCGGCAGATGGCCAACACCATGCGCCACATGCAGAGGCTCGTCCGGGCGCAATCGCAGGTGCAGGCGTGGAGGTCGCGCATGGCGGAGACCAGACGCCTTCAGCTTCTCCGCCACGCG GAGGAAGCAGTGGGCGGCCATGGCGGATGGGACGACAGCTTGCTGGCGAAAGAGCAGCTGGAGGCGAGGATGCGTAGGAAGGTGGAGGCTGTCGCGAAGAGGGAAAGAGCGCTGGCCTACGCTTACTCCCCCCAT CTGTTGGAGGCGACTCACGAATCGGCCGAGGCCATGCTGACTGGGGCGGCGCCGCGGTGGTGGACGTGGCTTGAGCGGCAAGCACCGCCCTCCGAGCCACCGGCGGCGGGCCACTCGCGGCCGAAGCAGGCGGAGGCGGACGCGGACGCGGCCAGCCTCACGAGTTGCCCACCCTTCGCCGCCCCGAACTACATGACTCCGACTGCGTCAGCCAAGGCCAAGGCGAGGGCGGCCCCGAACCCGCAGCAGGAGCCCAGGAAGAAGAGGTTCTCGTTTGGGCTGAGCCAGAGCATCAGCTCTCTGTTCGCCGGCAAGGAAACCGCCGCCTCCGCCGCCGGAACAGAGAGGAGCGGAGGAAGGCAGAGGAGGCACAGGCCGACGCGCTCCGTGGGGAGCGTGAGCATGGACTCCGCCATGTCGGTGCCTGTGGGAGCTGTCGCAAGGAGGAGCTTCGTCAAGTAG